A stretch of the Elephas maximus indicus isolate mEleMax1 chromosome 3, mEleMax1 primary haplotype, whole genome shotgun sequence genome encodes the following:
- the C1QA gene encoding complement C1q subcomponent subunit A isoform X1, giving the protein MTRGSAIMEAPKGWLVVCVLAVSLASTVTQDTCRAPDGTDGTPGNPGRSGRPGLKGERGEPGAAGIRTGIQGLKGDQGDPGSPGKSGKMGFPGPSGPTGISGPPGLKGLKGNPGNIKDQPRPAFSAVRRNPPMGGNVVIFDTVLTNQEGPYQNHSGLFVCAVPGYYYFTFQVVSKRDICLSIVSSGRNHPRRSLGFCDTNSRGLFQVVSGGTVLQLQHGDQVWIEKDPVKGHIYQGTDADSIFSGFLIFPST; this is encoded by the exons ATGACCAGAGGCAG TGCCATCATGGAGGCCCCTAAGGGCTGGCTGGTGGTCTGTGTGCTGGCCGTATCCCTGGCCTCTACAGTGACCCAGGACACGTGCAGAGCACCAGATGGGACAGATGGAACCCCAGGAAACCCTGGCCGATCTGGACGGCCAGGCCTCAAAGGGGAGCGAGGGGAACCAG GCGCTGCTGGCATCCGGACAGGCATCCAAGGCCTCAAAGGAGATCAGGGGGACCCCGGGTCCCCCGGAAAATCTGGCAAGATGGGCTTCCCGGGGCCCAGCGGTCCCACAGGGATATCTGGGCCCCCAGGATTGAAGGGCCTCAAGGGTAACCCAGGGAACATCAAGGACCAGCCACGGCCAGCCTTCTCAGCAGTGAGGAGGAACCCCCCAATGGGCGGCAACGTGGTCATTTTTGACACGGTCCTCACCAACCAGGAAGGCCCGTACCAGAACCACTCGGGCCTCTTTGTCTGCGCTGTGCCCGGCTACTACTACTTCACCTTCCAGGTGGTGTCCAAGCGGGACATCTGCCTGTCCATCGTGTCCTCTGGGAGGAACCACCCCCGGCGCTCCCTGGGCTTCTGCGACACCAACAGCAGAGGGCTCTTCCAGGTGGTGTCCGGGGGCACAGTGCTCCAGCTCCAGCATGGCGACCAAGTCTGGATCGAGAAGGACCCTGTCAAGGGCCACATCTACCAGGGCACTGACGCAGACAGCATCTTCAGTGGCTTCCTTATCTTCCCATCCACCTGA
- the C1QA gene encoding complement C1q subcomponent subunit A isoform X2: MEAPKGWLVVCVLAVSLASTVTQDTCRAPDGTDGTPGNPGRSGRPGLKGERGEPGAAGIRTGIQGLKGDQGDPGSPGKSGKMGFPGPSGPTGISGPPGLKGLKGNPGNIKDQPRPAFSAVRRNPPMGGNVVIFDTVLTNQEGPYQNHSGLFVCAVPGYYYFTFQVVSKRDICLSIVSSGRNHPRRSLGFCDTNSRGLFQVVSGGTVLQLQHGDQVWIEKDPVKGHIYQGTDADSIFSGFLIFPST; encoded by the exons ATGGAGGCCCCTAAGGGCTGGCTGGTGGTCTGTGTGCTGGCCGTATCCCTGGCCTCTACAGTGACCCAGGACACGTGCAGAGCACCAGATGGGACAGATGGAACCCCAGGAAACCCTGGCCGATCTGGACGGCCAGGCCTCAAAGGGGAGCGAGGGGAACCAG GCGCTGCTGGCATCCGGACAGGCATCCAAGGCCTCAAAGGAGATCAGGGGGACCCCGGGTCCCCCGGAAAATCTGGCAAGATGGGCTTCCCGGGGCCCAGCGGTCCCACAGGGATATCTGGGCCCCCAGGATTGAAGGGCCTCAAGGGTAACCCAGGGAACATCAAGGACCAGCCACGGCCAGCCTTCTCAGCAGTGAGGAGGAACCCCCCAATGGGCGGCAACGTGGTCATTTTTGACACGGTCCTCACCAACCAGGAAGGCCCGTACCAGAACCACTCGGGCCTCTTTGTCTGCGCTGTGCCCGGCTACTACTACTTCACCTTCCAGGTGGTGTCCAAGCGGGACATCTGCCTGTCCATCGTGTCCTCTGGGAGGAACCACCCCCGGCGCTCCCTGGGCTTCTGCGACACCAACAGCAGAGGGCTCTTCCAGGTGGTGTCCGGGGGCACAGTGCTCCAGCTCCAGCATGGCGACCAAGTCTGGATCGAGAAGGACCCTGTCAAGGGCCACATCTACCAGGGCACTGACGCAGACAGCATCTTCAGTGGCTTCCTTATCTTCCCATCCACCTGA
- the C1QC gene encoding complement C1q subcomponent subunit C, whose translation MGPGSQPPLSLNLLLLLLTLPLRGQASTSCYGIPGMPGLPGAPGKDGHDGLPGPKGEPGIPATPRTRGPKGQKGEPGTPGHPGKNGPMGTFGIPGDPGIQGPPGEPGEEGRYKQKHQSVFTVTRQTVQYPEPNGLVKFNGVITNPQGHYDTSTGKFTCKVPGLYYFVYHTSQTANLCVQLYRSGVKVTTFCDHMSNKKQVSSGGVLLRLQLGDEVWLAVNDYNGMVGTEGSDSVFSGFLLFPD comes from the exons ATGGGGCCCGGCTCCCAGCCCCCGCTCAGCCTAAACCTGCTACTGCTCCTGCTGACACTACCCCTCAGGGGCCAGGCCAGCACAAGCTGCTACGGGATCCCGGGGATGCCAGGCCTGCCTGGGGCCCCAGGAAAGGACGGGCATGATGGGCTGCCAGGGCCCAAGGGTGAGCCAG GAATCCCAGCTACCCCCAGGACTCGAGGACCCAAGGGCCAGAAGGGAGAACCTGGCACACCTGGCCATCCTGGGAAAAATGGACCCATGGGGACCTTCGGGATTCCAGGTGATCCTGGCATCCAAGGCCCCCCTGGGGAGCCAGGTGAGGAGGGCAGATACAAGCAGAAGCACCAGTCGGTGTTCACAGTGACACGGCAGACGGTCCAGTACCCGGAGCCCAACGGCCTGGTCAAGTTCAACGGAGTCATCACCAACCCGCAGGGGCATTACGACACAAGCACGGGCAAGTTCACCTGCAAAGTCCCCGGCCTCTACTACTTTGTCTATCACACGTCACAGACAGCCAACCTGTGCGTGCAACTCTATCGCAGTGGCGTCAAGGTGACCACCTTCTGTGACCATATGTCCAACAAAAAGCAGGTCAGCTCAGGCGGCGTGCTGCTGCGGCTGCAGTTGGGCGACGAGGTGTGGCTGGCTGTCAATGACTACAATGGCATGGTGGGTACCGAAGGCTCTGACAGCGTCTTCTCTGGCTTCCTGCTCTTCCCGGACTAG
- the C1QB gene encoding complement C1q subcomponent subunit B has translation MKTLWAGIPVLLPLLLLSLLGVSWAQISCSGPRTIPGIPGIPGPPGTNGQPGTPGIKGEKGLPGLAGDHGEFGEKGDPGTPGNPGKVGPKGPIGPKGSPGSPGARGPKGESGDYKATQKIAFSALRNINVPLRRDQAIRFDHVITNENNNYEPRSGKFTCRVPGLYYFTYHASSRGNLCVNVVRGRERVQKVVTFCDYVQSTFQVTMGSVVLKLAQGENVFLQATDKNSLLGMEGANSIFSGFLLFPDAEA, from the exons ATGAAGACCCTGTGGGCCGGCATCCCTGTGCTGCTGCCACTGCTGCTCCTCAGTCTACTTGGTGTCTCCTGGGCCCAGATCAGCTGCTCTGGGCCCCGGACCATCCCGGGCATCCCAGGCATCCCTGGGCCACCTGGCACCAATGGCCAACCTGGGACCCCAGGGATAAAGGGAGAGAAAG GGCTACCAGGGCTAGCTGGAGACCATGGTGAGTTTGGAGAGAAGGGGGATCCCGGGACCCCTGGAAATCCAGGAAAGGTTGGCCCCAAGGGCCCCATTGGCCCCAAAGGTTCCCCAGGATCCCCTGGAGCCCGTGGCCCCAAGGGCGAATCAGGAGATTACAAGGCCACGCAGAAAATAGCCTTTTCTGCCCTGCGGAACATCAACGTTCCCCTGCGTCGGGACCAGGCCATCCGCTTCGACCACGTGATCACCAACGAGAACAACAACTACGAGCCTCGCAGCGGCAAGTTCACCTGCAGAGTGCCTGGCCTCTACTACTTCACCTACCACGCCAGCTCTCGCGGGAACCTGTGCGTGAACGTCGTCCGAGGTCGGGAACGCGTGCAGAAGGTGGTCACGTTCTGCGACTACGTCCAGAGCACCTTCCAGGTCACCATGGGCAGCGTGGTCCTCAAGCTGGCCCAGGGGGAGAACGTGTTCCTCCAGGCCACTGACAAGAACTCCCTGCTGGGCATGGAGGGAGCCAACAGCATCTTCTCCGGGTTCCTGCTCTTCCCGGATGCAGAGGCGTGA